A genomic window from Bos javanicus breed banteng chromosome 13, ARS-OSU_banteng_1.0, whole genome shotgun sequence includes:
- the LKAAEAR1 gene encoding protein LKAAEAR1 isoform X2, producing the protein MGEGRVSWLPSNRVNKSLRVRAELEVQIREGSRMQPEPAKETRRRGPRERANKGAQGAGARVGRAQAEPPKPGWALTLEGLAAMRPTQRHSHLLFGDLLEDVGAATCLFPCESAEVGYRMPDSRAWTLPLEPPAQRQDRLLGVLKAAEARGRVRALRLRYARMRAEEISLLIQCQRSARAAIRLELFLPPQLKPTRIPDPLDRQERRRVETILEEKVHGSIFPR; encoded by the exons ATGGGGGAGGGGCGGGTCTCCTGGTTACCCAGCAACCGCGTCAACAAGTCCCTGAGAGTCCGGGCTGAGTTGGAGGTTCAGATCCGAGAAG GCTCGAGGATGCAGCCGGAGCCAGCGAAGGAGACCAGGAGGAGGGGCCCGCGGGAGCGAGCGAACAAGGGCGCGCAGGGAGCAGGGGCCCGCGTGGGGCGCGCCCAGGCGGAGCCCCCCAAGCCGGGCTGGGCCCTCACGCTGGAGGGGCTGGCGGCCATGCGGCCCACGCAGCGCCACAGCCACCTGCTCTTCGGCGACCTGCTGGAGGACGTGGGCGCGGCCACTTGCCTCTTCCCGTGCGAGTCAGCGGAGGTGGGGTACCGCATGCCGGACTCGCGTGCGTGGACGCTGCCGCTTGAGCCACCCGCGCAGCGCCAGGACCGGCTCCTCGGCGTCCTTAAGGCCGCCGAGGCCCGCGGCCGAGTCCGCGCGCTCCGGCTGCGCTACGCCCGCATGCGG GCGGAGGAGATCTCGCTCCTCATTCAGTGCCAGAGGTCCGCGCGCGCCGCCATCCGGCTGGAGCTGTTCCTGCCGCCGCAGCTGAAGCCCACGAGGATCCCAGACCCCCTGGACCGGCAAGAG
- the LKAAEAR1 gene encoding protein LKAAEAR1 isoform X1, with amino-acid sequence MGLRPTQVVGLNTKRVPAWGVSTKPHPEQSQAVSTPGSRMQPEPAKETRRRGPRERANKGAQGAGARVGRAQAEPPKPGWALTLEGLAAMRPTQRHSHLLFGDLLEDVGAATCLFPCESAEVGYRMPDSRAWTLPLEPPAQRQDRLLGVLKAAEARGRVRALRLRYARMRAEEISLLIQCQRSARAAIRLELFLPPQLKPTRIPDPLDRQERRRVETILEEKVHGSIFPR; translated from the exons ATGGGCCTAAGGCCAACGCAGGTGGTGGGACTAAACACAAAGAGGGTCCCAGCATGGGGAGTGTCCACCAAGCCTCATCCAGAGCAGTCTCAAGCCGTCTCCACCCCTG GCTCGAGGATGCAGCCGGAGCCAGCGAAGGAGACCAGGAGGAGGGGCCCGCGGGAGCGAGCGAACAAGGGCGCGCAGGGAGCAGGGGCCCGCGTGGGGCGCGCCCAGGCGGAGCCCCCCAAGCCGGGCTGGGCCCTCACGCTGGAGGGGCTGGCGGCCATGCGGCCCACGCAGCGCCACAGCCACCTGCTCTTCGGCGACCTGCTGGAGGACGTGGGCGCGGCCACTTGCCTCTTCCCGTGCGAGTCAGCGGAGGTGGGGTACCGCATGCCGGACTCGCGTGCGTGGACGCTGCCGCTTGAGCCACCCGCGCAGCGCCAGGACCGGCTCCTCGGCGTCCTTAAGGCCGCCGAGGCCCGCGGCCGAGTCCGCGCGCTCCGGCTGCGCTACGCCCGCATGCGG GCGGAGGAGATCTCGCTCCTCATTCAGTGCCAGAGGTCCGCGCGCGCCGCCATCCGGCTGGAGCTGTTCCTGCCGCCGCAGCTGAAGCCCACGAGGATCCCAGACCCCCTGGACCGGCAAGAG
- the LKAAEAR1 gene encoding protein LKAAEAR1 isoform X3, which translates to MQPEPAKETRRRGPRERANKGAQGAGARVGRAQAEPPKPGWALTLEGLAAMRPTQRHSHLLFGDLLEDVGAATCLFPCESAEVGYRMPDSRAWTLPLEPPAQRQDRLLGVLKAAEARGRVRALRLRYARMRAEEISLLIQCQRSARAAIRLELFLPPQLKPTRIPDPLDRQERRRVETILEEKVHGSIFPR; encoded by the exons ATGCAGCCGGAGCCAGCGAAGGAGACCAGGAGGAGGGGCCCGCGGGAGCGAGCGAACAAGGGCGCGCAGGGAGCAGGGGCCCGCGTGGGGCGCGCCCAGGCGGAGCCCCCCAAGCCGGGCTGGGCCCTCACGCTGGAGGGGCTGGCGGCCATGCGGCCCACGCAGCGCCACAGCCACCTGCTCTTCGGCGACCTGCTGGAGGACGTGGGCGCGGCCACTTGCCTCTTCCCGTGCGAGTCAGCGGAGGTGGGGTACCGCATGCCGGACTCGCGTGCGTGGACGCTGCCGCTTGAGCCACCCGCGCAGCGCCAGGACCGGCTCCTCGGCGTCCTTAAGGCCGCCGAGGCCCGCGGCCGAGTCCGCGCGCTCCGGCTGCGCTACGCCCGCATGCGG GCGGAGGAGATCTCGCTCCTCATTCAGTGCCAGAGGTCCGCGCGCGCCGCCATCCGGCTGGAGCTGTTCCTGCCGCCGCAGCTGAAGCCCACGAGGATCCCAGACCCCCTGGACCGGCAAGAG